One Candidatus Methylomirabilis lanthanidiphila genomic region harbors:
- the ywlC gene encoding Threonylcarbamoyl-AMP synthase, producing MMRTGDRPDGQAVRRCVAPEAPSASAFAHAVSVLRQGGLVAFPTDTLYALGADASNPSAIERVFIAKGRKPTNPILLLVADLTMAIRCVGELPEAAVRLAERWWPGPLTLVVPAPGTICSLLTAGTDRIGLRVPDAAIALTLIRQFGGPVTGTSANRSGGKDPLDADEVLRQLGGQVDVVLDGGPVAAGSPSTVVDVTISPPVIVRHGPVRQEEILSLLGL from the coding sequence ATGATGCGAACAGGTGACCGACCGGACGGCCAAGCTGTGAGGCGTTGCGTCGCGCCAGAGGCTCCCTCAGCATCTGCGTTTGCGCACGCGGTCTCGGTGCTTCGTCAGGGCGGTCTGGTGGCGTTTCCCACCGATACTCTATACGCCCTCGGCGCCGATGCCTCAAACCCGTCGGCGATTGAGCGTGTGTTTATCGCGAAAGGCCGCAAGCCGACGAATCCGATCCTACTGTTGGTCGCCGATCTTACGATGGCGATCCGGTGTGTCGGTGAACTGCCTGAGGCGGCCGTCCGGCTGGCTGAGCGCTGGTGGCCGGGACCGCTTACCCTCGTCGTGCCGGCGCCCGGCACGATCTGCTCGCTGCTGACCGCCGGGACCGATCGGATCGGCCTCAGGGTCCCCGATGCGGCGATTGCGCTGACCCTGATCCGGCAGTTCGGCGGTCCTGTGACCGGAACCAGCGCAAACCGTTCCGGAGGCAAAGATCCCTTGGACGCTGATGAGGTACTGCGCCAACTGGGAGGTCAGGTGGACGTCGTGCTGGATGGCGGACCTGTGGCCGCCGGGAGTCCGTCTACTGTCGTGGACGTGACCATAAGTCCACCCGTCATTGTGAGACACGGCCCCGTCCGGCAAGAGGAGATCCTGAGTCTGCTGGGACTCTAG
- a CDS encoding amino acid ABC transporter ATPase, whose protein sequence is MLNLHEVHLHYGAIHALKGISLEVQQGQIVTLIGANGAGKSSTLMAISGILRPTSGRISFEGEELTYLPTHAIVKRGISQVPEGRRIFSTLTVLENLEMGAYTRAGAAEIHHDLDRVFELFPLLKDRRSQPGGTLSGGEQQMLAIGRALMGRPRLLLLDEPSLGLAPKLVETIFEVIREINAQSTTILLVEQNAHMALGIAAKGYVMEVGRIVLSDDAENLLANGDIRSAYLGE, encoded by the coding sequence ATGCTTAACCTGCACGAGGTGCATCTCCATTACGGCGCCATCCATGCCCTCAAGGGTATCAGCCTTGAGGTGCAGCAGGGTCAGATCGTCACCTTGATCGGTGCCAACGGCGCCGGGAAATCGTCGACGTTGATGGCGATTTCCGGAATCCTGAGACCGACCAGCGGACGGATCAGCTTCGAAGGCGAGGAATTGACGTACCTTCCAACCCATGCCATCGTCAAGCGCGGCATCTCGCAGGTCCCGGAGGGGCGGCGGATCTTTTCCACGCTGACCGTCCTGGAAAATTTGGAGATGGGCGCCTATACCCGCGCTGGCGCCGCCGAGATCCATCACGACCTGGATCGGGTCTTCGAACTGTTCCCGCTTCTCAAAGATCGGCGATCCCAACCGGGCGGGACGCTTTCCGGAGGGGAACAGCAGATGCTGGCCATCGGCCGCGCCCTGATGGGGCGCCCGCGGCTTCTGCTATTGGATGAACCCTCATTGGGACTGGCCCCCAAATTGGTGGAGACCATCTTTGAGGTGATTCGGGAGATTAATGCCCAATCCACAACGATTCTGCTGGTCGAGCAAAACGCGCATATGGCGCTGGGGATTGCGGCGAAAGGGTACGTGATGGAGGTCGGTCGGATCGTGCTGAGCGATGACGCGGAAAACCTTCTGGCCAACGGTGATATTCGAAGCGCCTACCTTGGGGAATAA
- a CDS encoding amino acid ABC transporter ATPase: MRALSHSLPLYRRPLARIVLTGLWLGLLSLPLMMELDAPYFGLERPLMVVGVVVLLGLAQWFITQSRRLSPVWTERLMEAGGATVRGLSRRIDRRLLYVPALAAAVVIPLGLNRYYIDVLTQVGIYATLALGLNIVVGLAGLLNLGFIAFYAVGAYAYGLLATRLDLSFWQVLPLGAVLAAVLGVLLGFPALRLRGDYLAIVTLGFGEMIRIVLNNWDGVTGGPNGIIGIARPSLFGFAFSHPIHYYYLILAVVLLTIFAVGRLNQSRLGRAWTAMRDDEVAAEAMGIDLVKTKLLAFGLGATWAGLAGVFFASKMTFISPESFTFFESVLVLCMVVLGGMGSVPGVILGAAMLLILPEMMRQFALYRMLVFGAAMVGMMVMRPKGLLTARRRAVPLWRREVLRASAVSGSIARSTGSERIDSVSPRSNDADMMLLETRKLSVDFGGLRALDMVDLSVKAGEIVSLIGPNGAGKTTFFNAVTGLFAPTSGEVRYRGQNLVGLRPHHVAAKGISRTFQNIRLFHDMTVIENVMVGGHCRMRAGVIGAVIRPKNVIAEEERSAAKAYELLQFVGLEDKGDLWASQLPYGDQRRLEIARAMASDPTLLLLDEPAAGMNPQETNALMDLIYAIRARGITVLLIEHHMKLVMGISERIVVLDHGITIAEGTPAAIKADSRVIGAYLGKESLHA; encoded by the coding sequence ATGCGAGCCTTATCGCATTCCCTTCCATTATATCGCCGCCCGCTGGCGAGAATCGTCCTGACCGGTCTGTGGCTGGGACTGCTGTCGCTGCCGCTCATGATGGAGCTGGACGCGCCGTATTTCGGTCTGGAACGTCCACTCATGGTCGTCGGCGTTGTGGTGCTGCTCGGCTTGGCGCAGTGGTTCATAACTCAATCGCGGCGGCTGTCTCCGGTCTGGACGGAACGCCTGATGGAGGCCGGCGGGGCCACAGTTCGTGGTCTGAGCCGGCGGATCGATCGCCGCTTGCTATACGTACCGGCGCTCGCCGCTGCGGTGGTGATTCCCCTTGGTCTGAACCGGTATTATATAGATGTGCTGACCCAGGTGGGGATCTATGCGACGCTGGCGCTCGGGCTCAACATTGTGGTGGGCCTGGCGGGGCTGCTGAATCTCGGCTTCATCGCGTTTTATGCGGTAGGGGCCTATGCGTACGGCCTGCTCGCAACCCGGCTCGACTTGTCGTTCTGGCAGGTCCTGCCGCTCGGGGCGGTTCTGGCGGCTGTCCTCGGCGTCCTGCTCGGTTTCCCGGCCCTGCGTCTGCGGGGAGACTATCTGGCGATTGTCACGCTGGGATTCGGCGAGATGATCCGGATTGTGCTGAACAACTGGGACGGCGTGACGGGCGGGCCCAACGGGATCATCGGCATCGCGCGTCCGAGCCTGTTCGGGTTTGCCTTTTCCCACCCGATTCACTACTACTACCTGATCCTGGCGGTCGTTCTGCTGACCATCTTCGCCGTCGGTCGACTGAATCAGTCGCGTCTCGGCCGAGCCTGGACCGCCATGCGCGATGACGAGGTAGCCGCCGAGGCGATGGGCATCGACCTGGTCAAGACCAAGCTTCTCGCGTTCGGGCTTGGCGCAACGTGGGCGGGACTCGCGGGCGTCTTCTTTGCAAGCAAGATGACGTTCATCTCGCCGGAGAGCTTCACGTTCTTCGAATCGGTGCTTGTCCTCTGCATGGTCGTGCTCGGCGGGATGGGCAGCGTGCCGGGAGTGATCCTTGGGGCGGCGATGCTGCTGATCCTGCCTGAGATGATGCGGCAATTCGCGCTGTACCGTATGTTGGTCTTTGGAGCGGCCATGGTCGGGATGATGGTCATGCGGCCGAAGGGGCTGCTCACCGCGCGCCGCCGCGCGGTCCCCTTGTGGCGCAGAGAGGTATTGCGCGCCTCAGCGGTAAGCGGGTCTATAGCCCGATCGACGGGCTCAGAGCGGATCGATTCGGTCTCACCGCGCTCGAACGACGCGGACATGATGCTGCTCGAAACCCGAAAGCTGTCGGTGGATTTCGGCGGACTCCGCGCGCTGGACATGGTCGACCTCAGTGTGAAGGCGGGGGAGATTGTCAGTCTGATCGGACCCAACGGGGCCGGAAAAACGACCTTTTTTAATGCCGTCACAGGTCTCTTTGCACCAACGTCCGGAGAGGTCCGTTACCGCGGACAGAACCTGGTCGGTCTGAGGCCGCACCACGTGGCTGCTAAGGGGATAAGCCGCACCTTTCAAAACATCCGGCTGTTTCACGATATGACGGTGATCGAGAACGTGATGGTAGGGGGCCACTGCCGGATGCGGGCCGGGGTGATCGGCGCGGTGATCAGACCGAAAAACGTGATTGCCGAAGAAGAGAGGTCGGCGGCAAAGGCGTATGAACTGCTTCAGTTCGTGGGTCTCGAGGATAAGGGTGATCTGTGGGCGAGCCAGCTTCCCTATGGCGACCAGCGGCGGCTTGAGATCGCGAGGGCGATGGCGAGCGATCCGACCCTCTTGCTTCTGGATGAGCCGGCGGCCGGAATGAATCCCCAGGAGACCAACGCCCTCATGGACCTGATCTATGCGATTCGCGCCCGCGGCATCACCGTTCTCCTCATTGAGCACCATATGAAACTGGTGATGGGCATCTCGGAACGGATCGTGGTTCTCGATCACGGGATCACGATCGCCGAAGGCACACCGGCAGCAATCAAGGCGGATTCCAGGGTGATCGGCGCTTATCTGGGAAAAGAGTCGCTGCATGCTTAA
- a CDS encoding branched-chain amino acid transporter permease subunit LivH, whose amino-acid sequence MLLQQLVNGLTLGSVYALIALGYTMVYGIIELINFAHGEIYMLGAYIGIITFSLLTTLQLTSPDSGVTLVCMMMAAIVFCGATGMTIERLAYRPLRTAPRLSPLISALGVSIFLQNFVMLAQGPRDKGFPELFIQGGIDLPGGRISAIQMFIMATSVLMMIGLHLLVRRTKIGKAMRATAQDKQMAELVGIDVNRVISVTFLIGSALAAIAGVMVGMYYGLINFSIGYIAGIKAFTAAVLGGIGSIPGAMLGGILLGLIESLGAGYISSEYKDVFAFAILILVLIFRPNGLLGANTSKRA is encoded by the coding sequence ATGCTGCTTCAACAGTTGGTCAACGGGCTGACACTTGGCAGCGTCTATGCGCTGATCGCACTCGGTTATACGATGGTCTATGGGATCATCGAGCTGATCAACTTTGCCCACGGCGAAATCTATATGCTGGGTGCCTACATCGGCATCATCACCTTCAGCCTGCTGACCACGCTGCAACTGACATCCCCGGATTCCGGCGTCACCCTCGTGTGCATGATGATGGCGGCGATCGTCTTTTGCGGCGCCACCGGCATGACGATTGAGCGGCTGGCCTACAGACCCTTGCGTACAGCCCCGCGTCTGTCGCCCCTCATCAGCGCCTTGGGGGTCTCGATCTTCCTGCAGAATTTCGTCATGCTGGCTCAGGGGCCCAGGGACAAAGGATTCCCTGAGCTGTTCATCCAGGGCGGGATCGACCTGCCGGGTGGCAGGATCAGTGCGATCCAGATGTTCATTATGGCCACCTCGGTCCTGATGATGATCGGACTTCACCTGCTGGTGCGCCGGACAAAGATCGGGAAGGCGATGCGGGCCACCGCCCAGGATAAGCAGATGGCCGAGCTGGTCGGCATCGATGTGAACCGGGTGATCAGCGTGACCTTCCTTATCGGATCGGCGCTCGCGGCAATAGCCGGCGTGATGGTTGGGATGTACTACGGCCTGATCAATTTTTCTATCGGCTACATCGCCGGCATCAAGGCATTTACCGCCGCCGTGCTCGGGGGGATCGGCAGCATTCCAGGCGCGATGCTGGGAGGAATCCTGTTGGGCCTTATTGAGAGTCTGGGGGCGGGCTATATCTCCAGTGAGTACAAAGATGTGTTTGCATTTGCCATCCTGATCCTTGTACTGATCTTTCGTCCTAACGGGCTGTTGGGTGCGAATACCTCAAAACGCGCCTAG
- a CDS encoding high-affinity branched-chain amino acid ABC transporter (substrate-binding protein) yields the protein MGRQWVWFWKALALILLITANADAAGTIKVGVAGPLTGDQGALGQELKNGAIIAVEEWNAKGGLLGQKIEIVWGDDQHDPKQAVAVANKFVNEGVAGVIGHFNSSCSIPASNIYRDGNVVQLTPASTNPQFTERGLWNVFRVCGRDDQQGGVAANFIAKKLKKTKVAVLHDKTTYGQGLADETVKALEKAGIKPVYYGSVTQGEKDYRPVLTAVRQRQPEALFYGGIYPEAVMLTKQMRELGMKTVFISGDGVWAKEFIEIAGKAAEGAFITFTPDQTKIKEAQEVIQRHKQKFGTAVGAYTVYSYVAAVLLFEAIAATHSVDSVKIAEHIRATKWKTALGPIQFDKKGDVLVSPYVVWEVKNGKFVELQ from the coding sequence ATGGGACGGCAGTGGGTGTGGTTCTGGAAGGCTCTGGCGCTGATCCTGCTTATTACCGCAAATGCTGATGCGGCCGGGACGATCAAAGTTGGGGTAGCCGGGCCGCTGACCGGCGATCAGGGCGCCTTGGGGCAGGAGCTGAAGAACGGCGCCATCATCGCCGTTGAGGAGTGGAACGCTAAGGGAGGGCTGCTCGGGCAGAAGATCGAGATCGTCTGGGGTGACGACCAACACGATCCGAAACAGGCGGTCGCGGTCGCCAACAAGTTTGTCAATGAAGGGGTCGCCGGGGTGATCGGGCACTTCAACAGCAGTTGCTCGATTCCAGCCTCGAACATCTATCGCGACGGCAACGTCGTGCAGCTTACACCCGCGTCGACCAATCCGCAATTCACCGAGCGCGGTCTGTGGAACGTCTTCCGGGTGTGCGGCCGGGATGACCAGCAGGGCGGTGTGGCGGCCAACTTCATTGCAAAGAAACTGAAGAAGACGAAGGTCGCGGTCCTGCACGACAAGACCACATACGGACAGGGGCTGGCCGATGAGACGGTGAAGGCGCTGGAGAAGGCCGGGATTAAGCCGGTCTATTACGGAAGCGTCACACAGGGTGAAAAAGACTATCGACCGGTTCTCACGGCGGTCAGGCAGCGCCAACCGGAAGCCCTGTTTTACGGCGGTATTTATCCGGAGGCCGTCATGCTCACGAAGCAGATGCGCGAGCTGGGGATGAAGACGGTCTTTATCAGCGGCGACGGCGTCTGGGCCAAAGAGTTCATTGAGATTGCCGGCAAGGCTGCCGAGGGCGCCTTTATTACCTTTACCCCGGATCAGACGAAGATCAAGGAAGCCCAGGAGGTCATTCAACGGCACAAACAAAAGTTTGGGACCGCCGTGGGGGCCTACACTGTGTATAGCTATGTGGCTGCGGTGCTCCTCTTTGAGGCGATTGCCGCAACTCACTCTGTCGATAGCGTCAAGATCGCGGAGCATATCAGGGCGACGAAATGGAAAACCGCTCTCGGACCGATCCAGTTCGACAAAAAGGGCGACGTGCTGGTGTCGCCCTACGTCGTCTGGGAGGTGAAGAACGGGAAGTTTGTGGAACTTCAGTAG